Sequence from the Halobaculum rubrum genome:
TCCGAGAAATCAACCCGTCTGTCACCGCAAGGACCTGTGCTTCCGGTCTCTCCTCCGCGGGATCCGGCGTCGAAGCTTAATGTTTTTATAGAAAGTACACACACGCCTGCGACGAGGTAACACACATGGTGGCTGTAATGTGGCTGGTGCTCGCGGTACTCGTGCTGTTCAGCGCGGGGTACCTCGGCTACTCCCGATACCTGGCGAGGTTCGTGGAGCTGGACGGGGACCGCGAGACGCCGGCGCACAAATACGAGGACGGACAGGAGTACGTGCCGTCGAAGAAACCCGTACTCCTCGGGCATCACTATTCGAGCATCGCGGGCGGGGCGCCCATCGTCGGCCCCATCACGGCCGGCGTGGTGTGGGGCTGGGTGCCGGCGCTGCTGTGGATCGCCATCGGCAACCCGCTGATGGGGTCGGTCCACGACTTCGTCTCGCTGTCGTCGTCGCTTCGCCACGAGGGGAAGTCGATCGGCTACATCATCGGCGAGTACGTCGGCGACCGCGGCAAGAACATGCTGCTGTGGTTCGCGTTCCTCACGATCATCCTGGTGGTGGCGGTGTTCGCGCTCGTCGTCGCGCTGGTGTTCGACGCGTTCCCGAGCGCGGCGACCGCGTCGTTCCTGTACATCGCGCTCGCGCTGGTGTTCGGGGTCTACCTGTACCAGCTCGACGGACCGTTCATCCCGGGGACCGTCGGCTTCGTCGCCGGCGTGTTCGCCAGCGTCTGGGTCGGTATCCAGTACCCGATCGCGCTGACCGCGGGCGCGTTCGTCGGCGAGGGGGAGACCGTCGCGACCGCGACGAACGCCGCGGGCAACAGCTTCATCGTCCTGTTCGGCGAGGGGCTCGGCTTCCTGCCGACGGTCATCAACGCGAACATCTCGGCGTGGATCCCGGTAGTGCTGGTGTACGCGTTCATCGCGTCCGTGCTCCCCGTCTGGATGCTGCTCCAGCCGCGCGACTACCTGTCGTCGTTCCTGCTGTACTCGGGGGTCGGCGGCGCGCTGCTGGCGATCATCGTCGGGACCGTGCTCGGCACGGCGAACCAGGCGCTCGTCATCGACTCGAGCATCCCGGCGTTCCGCGGGTTCATGGGCGGCTCCTACGGCCTCCCGCTGTTCCCGCTGCTGTTCGTGACGATCGCCTGCGGCACCATCTCCGGGTTCCACTCGCTGGTGTCGTCGGGGACGACCGCGAAACAGCTCGACAAGGAAACCGACGCGCGTGCCATCGGCTACGGCGGCATGCTCGGCGAGGGGCTGCTCGCGACGGTCGCGCTCGCGACGGTGTCGATCGCCGGCATCACCGTCAGCGGCGGCGGCATCGGGCAGGCGCTCCCGAACTTCGCCACCGGCGGCGGCATCATCCTCACGTCGTTCGGCATCCCGGCGGCGTACGGCGCCCCGTTCATGGCGCTCGTGCTGGTGAGCTTCCTGCTCACGTCGACGGACACCGCCGTCCGGCTGGGTCGGTACATGATGGACGAGATCGTCGGCACGCCGGAGACGAGCGTCGAGGAGACCGCCTCGAACCGCTACGTCTCCGCGAGCATCCAGGTGTTCGGCGGCTACGTGCTCGTCGCCTCGGGGACGTGGTCGAGCCTCTGGCCGCTGTTCGGCGGCGCCAACCAGCTGCTCGCGGCGCTGGCGCTGCTCACCGCGACGGTGTGGCTCGCCAACTGGGACGAATCCAAGCAGCTCATCTCGACGGGCGTCCCGATGGCGATCATGACCGGGGTGACGGTGACCGCGCTGCTGTATCTGGCGCTGTACCAGAACTTCTACCAGAAGTTCGTCCAGGGCAACTGGGGGCTCGCGGAGGGCGAGACCCTCACGTTCGCCATGCAGGCGTCCGTCGCCGTCCAGATCGTCATCGCGCTGGTGTTGGTGTACCTCGCGCTCGCGCTCGCGAAGATGGGGTACGAGAACATCCAGGAGGCGCGCGAGACGCCCGACGGCGCGGTCGCCACGGACGGCGGCCGGGAGTCCCACGGCGACTCCTGAGCGTCCCGGAGCTCGGTTCCGGGGCGCGGCCACGCCGACACGGCCGACCGACGCGCACGAATCGTTCGACGACCGACTCCCCGTTTCCCGTTTTTCCACCGGCCAGCGGCGGCGTCGCGGGCTGCACGGTCGGACCCCGAGCGTCGACGCAGTGTCCGACCGCCGCGGGCGGGTCCGCGGGTCGGTCGACCTCGTCGGCCCCGGCGGACCACGCGACGACGGCCGCACCTCGTCGCCGTCGTGTCCGACCGTCGCGGTCGCGAGCCGGTAGTCGGTTCCGTCGGTCGTCGGTTCACACGCCGGGGGGCGGTCTCGGTTCCGGGGAGCGTGACCGTCGGGGCGGCCGCCTCAGATCGTGAGGATAGAGCTGACGAGATATTTGGTGAAGATGGCCACGCCCGATCCGAGCCACGTCATGAGCACGAAGTGGAGGTACGCGTTCGCCTTGTTGCCGCCGTCGATGGTTCGGATCATCACCGACGAGAGCACGGCGTTGAACAGGATGACGAGCAGGAGCAGGAACTCGATGAGCGCGATGTCGTACACCCCCGCGTAGATGATCTTGCCGACGCCGCCGGCGTTGGTGATGTCGAACTGCTGGGAGAGGTCGGCGAGGATGTTCACGACCTGGAGTCCGATGAAGAACGCGAACGCGGAGGCGGACGTGATCCCGTACAACAGCCCGATCATCGTCATCGTCGCCTGCCGGCGCTGCTCGCGCAGTTGCATGACCGTGTTCATGTTTTGGGAGATGAGCTCCCCCAGCAGCTTCGGCCGACCGCCCATCGAGCGGCCCTCGAGGTACATGTCGGAGAACTTCTGGATGAGGTACGATCGCGTGTCGGTCGCGAAGGTGTACCACGCCTGTTCGGAGCTGATCCGGATGTTGAGCCGGCGGTACAGGCGGACGATCGCGGGCGTGAGCGCGCCGAAGTCCTTCTCGTGGAGCGTCGCGAGCACGTCGCCGGTCGTCGACTGCTTGGCCGACTCGGCGGCGCCGAGCGCACGGATGAACGAGGGGAACTCCCCGTCCCGCTCCTCGATGTTTCGCTCCTCGAACCGGAGCATCACCCCGGTGATCGCCATCGGCGTGATCGGGACGCAGATGTACAGCGCGAGCGGGATGTCCTCGAGGAAAAAGAGGAGACCGCGCAGGCCCGGGCCGACGTTGAACAGTCCCGCGCCGACGTAGGCGATGAGCGCGATCGTGCCGAAGACGCCGACCGCGAAGCTGGCCCACAGCCGGAAGTCCGAGGGCGCCCCCTCCTCGGA
This genomic interval carries:
- a CDS encoding carbon starvation CstA family protein, with amino-acid sequence MVAVMWLVLAVLVLFSAGYLGYSRYLARFVELDGDRETPAHKYEDGQEYVPSKKPVLLGHHYSSIAGGAPIVGPITAGVVWGWVPALLWIAIGNPLMGSVHDFVSLSSSLRHEGKSIGYIIGEYVGDRGKNMLLWFAFLTIILVVAVFALVVALVFDAFPSAATASFLYIALALVFGVYLYQLDGPFIPGTVGFVAGVFASVWVGIQYPIALTAGAFVGEGETVATATNAAGNSFIVLFGEGLGFLPTVINANISAWIPVVLVYAFIASVLPVWMLLQPRDYLSSFLLYSGVGGALLAIIVGTVLGTANQALVIDSSIPAFRGFMGGSYGLPLFPLLFVTIACGTISGFHSLVSSGTTAKQLDKETDARAIGYGGMLGEGLLATVALATVSIAGITVSGGGIGQALPNFATGGGIILTSFGIPAAYGAPFMALVLVSFLLTSTDTAVRLGRYMMDEIVGTPETSVEETASNRYVSASIQVFGGYVLVASGTWSSLWPLFGGANQLLAALALLTATVWLANWDESKQLISTGVPMAIMTGVTVTALLYLALYQNFYQKFVQGNWGLAEGETLTFAMQASVAVQIVIALVLVYLALALAKMGYENIQEARETPDGAVATDGGRESHGDS
- the flaJ gene encoding archaellar assembly protein FlaJ, with product MSTNSASASDFFPDSASELAADLVASYDALDMSKRKYLGYILAPSAAFFLLTIVGAFLLPLPVTVRLPIPALGILVFVAAVFYPKLYLNGRQVAIENQLHLVMTHMTVLSTTNIDRMEVFRTLASEEEYGAAADELGRVVHLVDTWNQSLDDALRRRAKEVPSDVFSDFFDRLGYTIGAGQTLDEFLLSEQDAVIQNYITVYEGALANLEVMKDLYMSMILSMTFALVFAIVLPILTGDNPTLTVSAVIVLFMLVQLGFYVVIRAMAPHDPVWFHSEEGAPSDFRLWASFAVGVFGTIALIAYVGAGLFNVGPGLRGLLFFLEDIPLALYICVPITPMAITGVMLRFEERNIEERDGEFPSFIRALGAAESAKQSTTGDVLATLHEKDFGALTPAIVRLYRRLNIRISSEQAWYTFATDTRSYLIQKFSDMYLEGRSMGGRPKLLGELISQNMNTVMQLREQRRQATMTMIGLLYGITSASAFAFFIGLQVVNILADLSQQFDITNAGGVGKIIYAGVYDIALIEFLLLLVILFNAVLSSVMIRTIDGGNKANAYLHFVLMTWLGSGVAIFTKYLVSSILTI